GACGCTTGCGTAGACACGTCGAGCATCGAGGCGGGTTCATCGGCAAGCAGGATTTTCGGCTCGACGATCAGGGCTCTCGCGATCGCCACGCGCTGTAGCTCCCCCCCACTGAGCTGATCGGGGACTCGATCCAAGTACTGATCCGGGGGATTCAGCTCCACCTCCTTCAGCGTGTTATGTATCCGCTCTTCTTTATTCCCCATATCGTGAATCCCCAGCTGTTCTTCCAGCGATTCCTTAATCGTCATCTTCGGATTCAGCGTATTGAACGGGTCCTGGAAGATAATCTGGACGTCACCCCGATAACTCTTCAACTCGCTTTTGTCGAACTCCGCCATATCCTTGCCCTTATATCGTATTCTCCCCGCTGTCGGGGCCTGCAATCCGATTAAGGTTTCTAACAGCGTGGATTTTCCGCAGCCACTTTCGCCGATGATTCCGATTGATTCGTTCTCGTGGAGCGTGAATGAGACGTCGTCTACTGCTTGTATCTGTTCGCGATCTCTCCGCAGCAGTGTATCGACGATACTGGTTGATTGGTCGAAATACCGTTTCAAGTTCTCGACTTCGAGGATGGGGCGAGCAGTCGACATTACAGACTACCTCCCTGTTTCTGCTGGTCTTGCACAGCCTGCTCGCCAGCGTATTCGTCCCGGTACACCTCATCGAGTCTGAAACAGGCTGCGGTATGCAAGTCACTGTCGCCAATCTCTTCAGGGGACGGAGCAACCTCAGCGCACTCCTCCGTCGCCCACGGACATCTTTCGGCGAAGGTACAGTAGTCGACCTCGCCCATCGTTTTCGGCGGGGTGCCCTTGACCGTCCCGAGTTCCTTGTCGGGATTGTGAACGTCCGGAAACGCCTGCTTCAGTTGGATCGTGTAGGGATGACGGGGGTTGGCTAAGACATTGTTCGTGTATCCGTACTCTGCAACCTGTCCCGAGTGCATTATCGCCAATTTGTTACAGTTTTCGTAAATAATGCTCATATCGTGGGTGATCAACATCATACTCGTATCCAGATCCTCCCGCACGTTATCCAGATACTTGAACAATTGATCCTGCATAATCACGTCCAGTGCCGTGGTCGGTTCATCGGCCACGATCAGGTCCGGATCGAGGAACAGAGCCATTGCAATCACAGCTCGCTGTTGCATCCCGCCGGAGAACTGATGGGGATAATCCGAGATTCTGGCCTTCGATAGGCC
This DNA window, taken from Halobellus sp. LT62, encodes the following:
- a CDS encoding ABC transporter ATP-binding protein; protein product: MSTARPILEVENLKRYFDQSTSIVDTLLRRDREQIQAVDDVSFTLHENESIGIIGESGCGKSTLLETLIGLQAPTAGRIRYKGKDMAEFDKSELKSYRGDVQIIFQDPFNTLNPKMTIKESLEEQLGIHDMGNKEERIHNTLKEVELNPPDQYLDRVPDQLSGGELQRVAIARALIVEPKILLADEPASMLDVSTQASVLTLLSELREKRDLALIYISHDLSTVSHVCDIINVMYLGRIVERSETRDLLESPKHPYSQALIQAIPSHSLDHDRERTKIEGSPRDPIDMGEGCRFRDRCPERMDICEKTPHLVESEGHEAACHLYYDHEEYESETDEVGQEVVGEV
- a CDS encoding ABC transporter ATP-binding protein, coding for MSNPVLDVSDLTIQYSTDRGSVTAVSDASFTIDEGEYFGLVGESGCGKSTIARAVMGALDDNGQVTSGTIRVNGEEIQDYSTEEMNERIRWKKISFIPQSSMNNLDPLLRIEKQAKKLASIHTDMSPNEASERLAEMFEIVGLSKARISDYPHQFSGGMQQRAVIAMALFLDPDLIVADEPTTALDVIMQDQLFKYLDNVREDLDTSMMLITHDMSIIYENCNKLAIMHSGQVAEYGYTNNVLANPRHPYTIQLKQAFPDVHNPDKELGTVKGTPPKTMGEVDYCTFAERCPWATEECAEVAPSPEEIGDSDLHTAACFRLDEVYRDEYAGEQAVQDQQKQGGSL